The sequence AAAACAAACCAAATCAGGTCAGATGGGTCAAACATGTTATATGAGTCAAAAATTGTGGAAAAGCAAAGTCAAAAGTCATCTAATGTGTGTATTCAAATGCTTACAATATCAAGATTGCTTTGATAAAAAGGTCTTTCTACATTTTAACACTTTGATTTACAAAAATACAAACAAAAGAAAGAAAACAATCCATTCTAACCAATCTCTTTGAAAATTTGACCTAATATATCAAAAGAGAACTTAAAGAAAGGTCATAGAAGTTGTCAATCAGGTTGCCAAACAAGGAAAAGATTAGCTCTGTAAACGTACCTTGACATGCACTGCACCTTGCAGCAAGCCTAAAAACAAAGAAAGAAACCAATGAGTTGCTGGCAGTAAAACAAAGCAAAAAAACAATATGATTGACACAAACAATATATTACCTAAATGGAACATCATGTTGGCACGAAGTACAAAAGCAAATCCCTGAAGTATCCCTCTTATGTGACagaaaagaaaatatgttcttcCCAGAAGACTTTATCTGCTTTTTGTGCATGCTCGATAATGTACTCCCGCGTCTATCAGTTGCTGACATCATCGTTCCTGGTACTTGCATCTCATACCCTTTGATCTGATATAGAGGAATATGCATTTCAAGAAACCAGTTTTTCTCCGGTTTATCTATTGTTTCCTCTATTTCCAATACTTTTTTTAGAACACGCGAAGGAAGATGTTTCTGATTCTCGAAAACAACACCATAAGTGATTTTGTTTCCCAAAACTTTCTTATCAACGATGCAAGCGTTCCTAAAAGCAGACGCTTCTGCCTCTGGACCTTTTCCGTCCTGAAGAGGTTGTTCGGGACAAACAAGATCATTCCATCTCACATGAAGGTCTAGGTATCTGACCTGTTGCAATTGTAGTGTTAATAGCAATAAAAAGGTGACAAATTCAACCCATTTTCTTATAAACGGGTCATATCTGATTATGTCTTTTCTCAAACAGGCTACACAGGTTttataatacatctaaatacagaaCAAGTCAAGCGGGTCAAAAGTTGTCCACAAATTATATTTGAAGTGTTGCATTTCCTATATCAATTTAGTGAAtgatattctattattattattattatagcggCGTTGTAATCACATTCGATACACAAATAAGTACTCCCTCCGTTCCAAATCTATAGTCCATTATTCATTCTTTGTCTATCCCAAATTTATTGTCTACTTCCAAATAGGTAAGAATAAAGAGGCAAAGTTCTTTAATACCCTTGATATATACATGTAAGATAAAAGGTAGATAAAAAAAGgggtaaaactgtaaagtaaacaaaaagtacatagtaataatttttttttttttacgaggaacccccctagcgacgagccataatggctcccctctagttggtaaaccccgggtaaacggcaagccaggcctccaccgctaccaggcaaagcatcctctagtcaatcagtcactaaatggagctcgccccaaggtatttgccttgaagggaatcgaacccgtgacctcttgcttcattggaagtcctggtggccacccaggctatgcctggatggttaAAGTAATAATGACATTATCTTAAACTTCAAAATGGAATTAGGACGGGGGGGAGTATATTAGAACTTTGTAAAATTTGTTTAAAAATGTTAGGGACAGCCCAAATCGAACAGAAAAATGTCACATGACCTGCCCATTATGCTACCTCCAATAAGTATCAAAAAAGATCAACTTTTAGAGTAAGTTGTATATTTTTTCAAAGTATCAACTTTTTCAAAGGCTTACCTGAAGAGCAAGTTGTGATGCAGTCTTGCTCATGTCGACTGCAGCTCGCCAGAAAAACTGTCTGCTTCTTTTAGGAACCTCAAGACCATCAACATAATGCACACCGTTTATATTTACACAACCCCCTATTTAAAACAGATGAccaaacaataaataaaaaaactcTCGAACCATTTCATTAATGACTAACACATTTACCTTTTCGTGCAGCATGCTTAATCATCATCTGTGGTAATACCCCTTTCTGGAATATGTGTTTAGCAAGCATGCCACCTCGCCACCAAGCAACGTCAGTTGATGTATCATTCGTATCAGCATCAGTGGATTCGGGTGATACTATTAATGGTTTTCTACCACGCCTACCCGGTCCACGTTTTTGAGTTGCTACTACCACACTTTTAGCACTTTGGGCGGCTTGATTTTCAAATGCCACATCATCTACAAGCTTAATCCAATCTGCTGTAAAAGCAATGTCTCGAATGTTCCTCTCAAGCTACAACAGTAAAATCATACCAACGAGCACATTAAAGTAAGTATAACATTTTTCAGTATTTTATCACGAGTCTATCAGCACAGATAATCAAAAAAAGTCTAgcttcttaaatatatatatataatgtcaataataatataCAATTCTACAATGACTTAATAAATATAAACATTTTATATCTAAAAACCTAAATCTCATAAGACGCTTCCATATTTTAGATAAGTTAAAAGAATCAAGCAAGAAAAGTGGCAGAGCAATGCGTTCAATTTCACACAAAAAGATGACAAGAATAGAAGTAAAATATCAAATAAGACAGTGATAAACAACTTACTTCAAGCAAGTACGCCTTTATTTGACCCAAAGTTGCAGCTTCCTCAACCTGTTTACGCCAATGATTTCTATAACTTCTATTTAAAAAAGGCCCAACTGTCAGACCACATAAACTCTCTTCCATGAACATAACATAAGTAGCGATAGATGCAAGACTGCCCTCTGCATTTTTGGACTGGCTTATAGAGCCAAGTATCTTTGCAGCCCCTTTAATGGCATTTGCAGCAGCTGCATTCAACAAGCACCCTTTTTTGCTACTAATTGTAGCTTTACACGAAAGACACCAACCACATCTTTCCCTTGAGACTTCAACAAGTTTCTTTTCATAATTTGGCCAGTAAAAACGTTTAGCAACAAGCGAAAAAGCTTTTGCTTGAAGTGAATAATTAGCAGTCATAAACTTCTTATAACTGCTTGAAGGTGTAGTTTGAGAACCCAACTTTTCTTCGCGCGATAGAATAGCTAAACTAGCACCGGCTGACGCAGCAAAATCACCATGGATGTACACATTTGTGTATGCCTGTGGTTTGAATGATGAACCTATGTACAACTTTGAACCCATGTAGACGTTTGACAAATCACATGTGCTGTTTATTGTACTTTTATTGTTGTAATTGCCATTTTCTGTACCGCTTGTGGCAGATTCATTCAAAGAAGATTGACCAAACCCTAACTCTTTACAATTTTCACCAACCCCATTAACATTTACAGCATTGGTTACATTCAGTGCATCACCACTTTCGTTAGCCAACAAAGTAGAGGAAGTTGTATACTCACCATCATTGTTTAAGAACGATTTATCTATTCCAACCGAGTCATTTACAGATAAAAACTGTTCAGGAATTTCCCAATATTGCAAAATACCCTTGCATATCTCCAAGTATAAAGTCTTGTGTTCGGCTGAACAAGTAAGTGCATACAACACTTTTTTAACATCAGCCGGAGAATAGTATCGTACATTTACTTCCAAACTTCTCGATGTTTTTATCCTGCACTCATTAATTTCAAAGCATCATATAATGCATAAAATATAAATCGAAATTTCAGTTTTGGcctaaatttataataataaagtgACCATATATATAGACAGTAAATCATGTTAAAGATTGGAAACATACACGAGTAGATGATCACAGGATCCCAAAAACACTTGCTCATAAGAATCAATGCCGAAAAATTCAGCTCCTCTTAAAGATGTTGTCTTAGTTATCTTTGGCCCACTTCTGTTAATAACACACTCTGGACAATACCATTCCCCTTCAGGAATAAACGATTTCAATACTCCTATACATCTGGAATGATATGATGACGGGCACCCATCGCAGCAAATTAGGGTTCCATCCATGCCACATAATCGACATTCATCACCATTACCATCATCCTCATCAACATCGGCACCACTATATGATTCAGTAGCTTTCGAAGCAGATGCATCAAGGGTAGAAACGTCTTTTACATCTTCTTGATTCTTCAAAACGGGATTCTTAGGAGGACGACCTCGTCCCCTAGGGATGCTTGCAAATATATCTTTTATGGCTTCTTGATTGATTGACAAAGACGTTTTAAAAGGACGACCTTTTTTAGATATACTTTCTTCAGGGAAGATAGGGGCTGCATCAGGATCGGGACCCACTTCAGATGATTCACGATTGTCTATTTCGGTCCTTAGTTCTTCGGAATTTGATGCATCATCGCACAAAAGTTGTAAAACTGTTAACTTTCTACCTGCAGATAGGGAATAGTAGTCTTTTTCCAAAACGTTGGAATAAAATTCTTTCCATTCAGGTCCTTCTGCATATCTCATAGTCGttaaatattgaactacaaacactGGCCAAGTTAATGAATCGAGCAAGCTCCAATCCATGCTTCTGATTAAAAAGGGAAACTTTTGTCAGTACCGGTAAAAAACAGAGTGAAAATCTATGTGCGTCATTAATGTGAGTCTTATTTGGATACAATTACTTTAAGAATCCATACTATAAGAAGCGAAACTTTTGTCACTATCAGTAAAAAACAAAGTGAAAATCGATGTGCATCATTAATGTGAGCCTTGCTTGGATACAAATACTTTAAGAATCCATAATGCTGAGAAGTGTGTGATTATTAATGTGATGTTTGTATTGTTATTATCCCTCATACTCAAGTAAAAGAGCTTGACTTGTATGTTCAGTACTTCTTCTTATTTGTGTTGTTGTATAGTTTCCTACCATTGAACTTAAAGATTGTGGTCTTAAAGACTGTTCTGGGTACAGCCATTTCTTTCTGATTCTCCAATTCAAGTTTCTAAAAATAAATTCATTGTTTTGCATCTTACGAACCACATTTAACACGACACACTACTTATATAAACAAACAATGATGCAAATATATACCTCAGACATCTTGATGCGAGCTCTGAACCTTCCGAAGATAGGATTTCCACATGACTCTTCAAAGCACGCATAAGAGCAATATGAATAGCATCCAACAGTGTGTTATGAACAGAACAATTGAGAGCACCAACAAACTCATCAAGCCCGAAAGGACTTAAGAACAAGCATACACTAAATGACCGCAAGAAGCTATATACAGAAAGCAGATATGACACATACTCCTCAGGGATCCCAAAATTTCCCGAAGAACGTGGCAACTCTGGTTCTGGAGGTAACAAAGGACTTTCAACCTCAATCACATTAGGCTCATAATCACTTAAGTCACTCGATGATTCACTATCAACCTCAGCTTGAGCTCCACTATCTTCAAATGTACCACCACGAACAAAGCTTTCATCTTTACCTACAATGGCTAATTCAACACCATTATCTACCACACCACTATCAATTCTCACGGGTTCAACTTTATTAGCTTTGACTGAACCAATACCAATAACAACCTCACGACTACCTTTTTCTACCTTTTCAACCTTATTAGGAGCAACATACGTGTGAACTACCTCAGCTTCAACCTCATCCTTAACATTCTTCTTCCTTATGTACTCATCTAAAGCCTTCTTTCTCCTATGAAAAGCACCATCCATTTCACTCTCCTCAACCATAAACCTTTTCAATTCACGACTCTCCAAATCCTCACAATCCCCATCTTCGTATTCGATCCTATACAATCCAGATTCATATGAAACAATCTTCCCAAGAAACTCACCACTTCCATCAAACTCCTTCTTTACATACTTCCCTAAAAACGCCTTAGCCCTCGGCGGAACCCTACCCATTTTCGTCGCCGTTTTCTTCGCAGTTTTATCCACATCTTCCCCCTCCTTCCTCTTCCTCTTCCTTCCCCTGCGCTTAACAACCTCAGGCTCCATTCCTCCCCGATTTAGATCCGAGACACGCTTTAATTCAATTCAAAGGCTAATTCATCAAACCATAATTCGATCAACCCTAATTCAAACAACAATGACAAACCTTTTACGTTTTGTGCAGATCTCATCAACAAAAACAATTAAATCAGCAAATATAATGACAAAAACGCATAAATCGACGTAATTTATACAAATTCATGCTCGTATAATCAACATAGAACTGAAAAATTGGATTAAATTGATTAATAAATAAACCGTACCTGGTGTGAAAAGAAATAAAAAAGTTAGCCGCCAATGAATCTCGCCTAGGGTTTCATCTGCTTCAACGATAGGTATTACGTATTTGATTTTGGTTGTGTTGGTATGATATGGAGATGGAGATTCAGCCCTAGAAAAATAAACCTGTGAAAACGAGACGAATATTTGGGGTTTTCAGTACAACACTCTTCTCTATATATTTTGATGATGGTTTTTTAGATTTGAGTTAGGCCGAGTTTATTAACTCGTGACTCATCAACTCTGGATTTTTGAAATTTAATTATTTTATACTCCGTATATTATATTACTAaggtttgtttaaacaaaacaatttaattacatattttaggtattaagtgaatgtaaatgctaaagtcatttattttaatgacccgtttgattaagaaacttgtcgttgtttttactaaTATATAGAGACATTTATTttagcatacatatgtaacgtaattaatttcgtaaaaagaattcatatttgaataataataatataataattataaatataataattataattattatatgaaaagtaaaaaataataataaataattattagtaataataaatgccctttaaatttttttagaaaattaaaattacaatttagcagagattagtattttcttttataaaagatttcgtattatttttttattaaattaatatataattatgacatcgtcattataaaaattaaaaggtaattagcttaatgattacatcatcattttagagctttatatgactatatagatatttatatttttatttggtaatatataatttattgtttattatcaaaatcaaattaactaattaccagtaattattaattattttttgttactaatatgtaatttaaatttattttcttttactttgGAGGGTAAATTATGAATTTTTCTAATTGAATATGGAGTAATTGACACATGATATGCATGATTTAAAACTCATGTAAATTTAATCATACTATTTTCATGGTGTCTCATGTTTTATTTTTTAtactttaatttaatttttttttttaaattctactTATTCCGGATATCTATTCGCAAGCAATCTCTTTATTTGTCGAAAATAGAGAGGAATACTTTCTCTACTTCTAGGAGTGTATCGTCTGGGTGGCAAAATGCATTTTCTTTATTCAAAGATATGAAAAAGATTATCcgcatctcacctccccatacatcaTGTATATTGTATTgagttttgttattgttgttgacacatatatgcatatatctttaattttaattttaatgcaTAACATTTTGTGTTCATCAATTTGTTAATTAAGTtcattttttattaattttatgactTCTAATTTATGTGTAAAATAAATTTATgatttttaattcttagttttaaaTATTTAAGACACTAATCAAATAGCAAATCAAATCAattaaaaatttcaaaaaaaaaaaacaaaatcaatGACCATAACAAAATTCGGTTAACATCGAGAAACTCAAATTACAATACAATATCTTAACTTTGAATATGTATATATTGATGATTAGGAACTAGAAAATATCTAAATACAAGCGGTGATGTGCATAAGTGGCGCTAAATCAGATTCAAATCAAAAGTTTCGAATGGTTCTCAAATCGACATCAAAAAATAAAATGAGACCAACATCAATGAATCTCGACTCCTGCTGTTTATTTACAATTGAAATTAATTCAACATATATAATTGTATTCACAATGTATATAATAAGTTCTTAGTAATATAGATGGTGATTTTGATTTCAAGCTGCAAGTCTTCCTGTCATTATCTCATGTATTTTTTTAAAATGTTATATTTTGTCAATTCCTTCCGTCCACAAAAATGTCAAAGCACGGATCGTCGAATGAACCGGAGGGTGGTAGCCTGGGCGGACCGCTGCCATCGACGTCCTCCTGAGCGATGGGTAGGACTAGAGATGGGCAAAAAAACCGGATCCAGATCCAATCCGGTGACCCGATCCGGAACCGGACAGAACCAGAACCGGACACAGCGAAATCCGGATCCGAGATCCGACCCGTTCCAACCGGATCCAATTTTCAAGAGAACCGGATTTTTTCCGGATATAAATCGGATTTTATCCGATCCGGTTTggatccggatccggatccgaTCCGATTTTTCAAAAAAATAGCCGTATTTTCTGTTTTTTTTTGCAGTTTCAGCCTTTTCTTgcagttttttgagttttttttttaccattttaacCCCACAAAGTTCATTATAAATACATGGTTTAGCTTTGGTTGAAAATGCACCAACAAACATTCTCATATTTCTTTCTAAATCACTAAAAATTCTCTAATCTCTACTTACTTATCCCATAATGGATAATTCACAAGCTTCCGCTTCCGGTTCCGGTTCCGCTTCCGTTGGAACATCTTCACAAGGCTACACTACGGCCGATATTGATTACAAAAAAGAAACAAAGCGAAAAGGGGACGTTTGGTCCAAATTCGAGTTGTGTGTAATGAAGGATGGTGCAGAAAAAGCTCGTTGTACACAATGTATGAAGTTCATGGATGTTTCGGGTAATACAACGTTAAGAAAACATCTTGACAAAAGTTGTAGTGCAAGGCAAGACCCGAGACAACAAACAATGCGGGCCGATGGTTCGATTTTTGAATACGATGTCGAAGCTCTTCGGCAAGATTTGTCAAGATTTGTCATTCAACAAGCgcttcctttcaaccacttcgacaatccaAGGCTTACGGAGCTAATTCAGAATTTACTACAACCGCGATATAGCAATGTAAGTCGTTCTACCTTAAGACGTGACGCCTTTAAATTATGGAAAAAAGCTAAAACTGaaataattgaaggttttcgaacatataaacatagggtttctataacttgtgatgtttggaGCGCACCACATGGAACGGCAAATTCTTATTTAGCCATTACCGCTCATTGTTTTAATCCCGATTCATGGCTTTTAATGAAACGTGTTATCGATTTTAAAATATTTGGTTATCCACATAAcggtaataatataaaaaaagcgttacaagacactttagaagaatataatctaatcgataaagtttttacaatttcgctagataatgcatctaataatgatgcggccatgagtgagttaaaaattgcacttagaccgattttaaatggtgcatttattcatacacgttgtgctgctcatattataaacttggaAGTTTCAAGATTGTTTAGTTTTTTGTTCTTCATTAAAAGAAAAATTTAGAAGATTATTAGTAGCGATTTATCGTACGAGCAACGCACGACATCATAACTATAAGGCTTTTGTTAAAGATTGTCATGGCACTTGGTTAggtccttattttgataataatacaagaTGGAATTCTACTTTTTTAATGTTCGAAAATATTTTACGTCAAAAAGAAACGTTAATCGCTTTTAATAGAAAACTACTTAGAAAGGATTTTCCGAACCAATTAGTGACGACGAATGGGATGACTTGGAATCATTAacaagttttttacaagtttttaaagaggCATCAACAATGTTATCGGGTGTTTATTACCCAACTAGCGTACTAGTTTTAGAACAATTTTATATAATGACGGGAAAAATATGCGAATTTGCGAACtcaaataatgttatttttagacaagcgatttttcatataagaaaaaaaactaaaaaaatattttggAGAGATACCGAAGGTATTTTTATGTGCGGTCGCACTTGACCCACGATTAAATTTTAATGGGGTTGAACGATTGATGACAACAATATATACCAACTTTGATTGTGTGCATGGTATTTTCGATGACGAACCCAACTATCTTTTGAACTAAGTACACGCTTTTAATGATGTTTTTGAGAATATGTTTGGTATTTATGCAACAAAATATGGTCGACAATCAAACCCAATTGTTGACCAACCCGGATCATCTTCTCGAAGGAGCCGAGACCTCAAAATAAGTCTTTTTAACTTGGTACGTGAAGACGCTTCCAAACGTGCACGAACAtcggcacccacaagcgagttgggaaattataagatggcaaactttgcactaaacatgagtgaagaacaatttaacaaccttgacattttaaaatggtgggaaacaaaacaagacacatatccaatattaagcattatggctcgtgacttatctaccgttcaagcttcaaccgtagcttccggatcggccttttctttgagtggtcgaattatatcggaaagaaggtcaagacttaccccccaagccgtgaaagtatgtgtatgtttgaaagattatttggatggggtagataggatacaagatcaaacttcattaGAAGGTCCGTTATATAACGACATTGAAAAATGTATAGAGTATGAAGAAAATTTAGCGGGATTATCACCTACAACAaccgaagagaattccgacaatGAACTAAACGAAGTGGATGAAGGTGACTATGAAGCGTTTGATATGGACCAAACCGAAATGAATGTATCGGGTTACCAACAAGCTTACCTTTCTCTAGTTGATGACCCCGCTTTTGAAGACTACGATCAAAGGCACCGTCCTCAACGCGCTCAACAAGATAACACATTTGGGTCATTAGACGACTAAAGTATAACGGGTGATGACAATGCCGAAGCTCGATATACTTTAGTCTTAATACATTATTGGGTGATGGCCATGTCGAAGctcgaaatgtattaattataattgtatcgttcgaataaaagtgttgttatttttattattgtatcgttcgaataaaagtgttatttttataattgtattgttcgaatattgttatttatattatctattgtgttgagcattataacttttctttataccgattatattattgttgtcaaacggtaaaaaaaaaaaagaaccggtaaaaatataattcgcaaaatcgaatcctagtccaagaaaaattcgaaaaaatccgatcgagatccgaaaaagaaccggttccggaaaaaaatccgaaaaaaatccgacGCCGAGAACCAGAACCGGATCCGGAACCGGTTCCGAAAAATCCGGACAAAAAAATCCGTTTTTTCCCCCGTCCGAATCCGGGTTTTTATCCGGTTTGTGCATCTATAGGTAGGACAGAGCTGTTGAGAGCAACTTAAGGTTAATATTGGTCAAATTTAAATCAAGTTTTGAAGGTTACAAATTTTGAGATATAAATCTAACTAAATATTTGTTTCCAACTGATACATTTAAAATAGTAATAATCTATGTGCTATAATAGGGGTTTTGATTTTAATCGTTAACGTAATcaacaatatttaaataattagCTAAAGTGAAAACTAGTTAAGATATGTGCTTTCAGAATAATTCAGATCGCAATCATTTTAAGGCTCGGTTTAATTTAAAACAATTTAAGTTCATTTCGATATTCCGagtaaatgatttaaaaaaatagCTCACTCGTTCACTCGCGATGCTTTCAGGCTGTATGCAAAGCGGGTAGTCGTCTTAAAATTAATCGACTCGCAAAGCGAATCAGAAATCAAGTAAAAACAAACAAATAGCTCACTTATATGCTTAGTAGTATATATCTAACATATTCGACtaaatttataaatttaaatatatacttATTGATACTGGTAGGTGGTAGCTTCTAGAG comes from Rutidosis leptorrhynchoides isolate AG116_Rl617_1_P2 chromosome 4, CSIRO_AGI_Rlap_v1, whole genome shotgun sequence and encodes:
- the LOC139839367 gene encoding DDT domain-containing protein PTM-like isoform X1: MEPEVVKRRGRKRKRKEGEDVDKTAKKTATKMGRVPPRAKAFLGKYVKKEFDGSGEFLGKIVSYESGLYRIEYEDGDCEDLESRELKRFMVEESEMDGAFHRRKKALDEYIRKKNVKDEVEAEVVHTYVAPNKVEKVEKGSREVVIGIGSVKANKVEPVRIDSGVVDNGVELAIVGKDESFVRGGTFEDSGAQAEVDSESSSDLSDYEPNVIEVESPLLPPEPELPRSSGNFGIPEEYVSYLLSVYSFLRSFSVCLFLSPFGLDEFVGALNCSVHNTLLDAIHIALMRALKSHVEILSSEGSELASRCLRSMDWSLLDSLTWPVFVVQYLTTMRYAEGPEWKEFYSNVLEKDYYSLSAGRKLTVLQLLCDDASNSEELRTEIDNRESSEVGPDPDAAPIFPEESISKKGRPFKTSLSINQEAIKDIFASIPRGRGRPPKNPVLKNQEDVKDVSTLDASASKATESYSGADVDEDDGNGDECRLCGMDGTLICCDGCPSSYHSRCIGVLKSFIPEGEWYCPECVINRSGPKITKTTSLRGAEFFGIDSYEQVFLGSCDHLLVIKTSRSLEVNVRYYSPADVKKVLYALTCSAEHKTLYLEICKGILQYWEIPEQFLSVNDSVGIDKSFLNNDGEYTTSSTLLANESGDALNVTNAVNVNGVGENCKELGFGQSSLNESATSGTENGNYNNKSTINSTCDLSNVYMGSKLYIGSSFKPQAYTNVYIHGDFAASAGASLAILSREEKLGSQTTPSSSYKKFMTANYSLQAKAFSLVAKRFYWPNYEKKLVEVSRERCGWCLSCKATISSKKGCLLNAAAANAIKGAAKILGSISQSKNAEGSLASIATYVMFMEESLCGLTVGPFLNRSYRNHWRKQVEEAATLGQIKAYLLELERNIRDIAFTADWIKLVDDVAFENQAAQSAKSVVVATQKRGPGRRGRKPLIVSPESTDADTNDTSTDVAWWRGGMLAKHIFQKGVLPQMMIKHAARKGGCVNINGVHYVDGLEVPKRSRQFFWRAAVDMSKTASQLALQVRYLDLHVRWNDLVCPEQPLQDGKGPEAEASAFRNACIVDKKVLGNKITYGVVFENQKHLPSRVLKKVLEIEETIDKPEKNWFLEMHIPLYQIKGYEMQVPGTMMSATDRRGSTLSSMHKKQIKSSGKNIFSFLSHKRDTSGICFCTSCQHDVPFRLAARCSACQGYCHENCAVGSAIQTAGRVEYIITCKRCYVEKAAAPKNEIVGDSPTSPLLLQGQESHSAIVIKGGIQNGHEKPLEYSNSNHSSTKKYLNKSSHSKITTIGKQNGNNNKHPLEYIDQSSEKKQAVKSSSTKSKKKSGTSKASKLCLGLIWKKRSPNDTGVDFRLNNLLLKNNPNGHLLAPQCQLCSRPYNSDLMYIRCEKCNYWFHADSVELVESKIMELFGFKCARCRRIRIPICPYTDPEERKKLEAKKAAIAKFYKQKNMVSDSDYDSETNDDQLQDWEPDSTPLYDEQKAVIIHEDYPYPYPNPYPMADQFNSQKLDMDFEYGASVGPVSGSAGPVSGPVPVSKKLPVRRHVKSETEMVGSTANSLAYDPPANYVGPDMNPAAGGSIAPVVQWDVSTTGFEDNMMFDIGDLNYEDMEFEPQTYFSFNELLASDDGVQLDGEDRPPSANLTDNVVNPPAPSIENLNHEQYPMGITFDQQEPMFSVESGLEMVPCKFCFQSDPCPDLFCTSCEIWIHQNCSPWHEDSSWEPETGWKCGNCREWN
- the LOC139839367 gene encoding DDT domain-containing protein PTM-like isoform X2 → MEPEVVKRRGRKRKRKEGEDVDKTAKKTATKMGRVPPRAKAFLGKYVKKEFDGSGEFLGKIVSYESGLYRIEYEDGDCEDLESRELKRFMVEESEMDGAFHRRKKALDEYIRKKNVKDEVEAEVVHTYVAPNKVEKVEKGSREVVIGIGSVKANKVEPVRIDSGVVDNGVELAIVGKDESFVRGGTFEDSGAQAEVDSESSSDLSDYEPNVIEVESPLLPPEPELPRSSGNFGIPEEYVSYLLSVYSFLRSFSVCLFLSPFGLDEFVGALNCSVHNTLLDAIHIALMRALKSHVEILSSEGSELASRCLSMDWSLLDSLTWPVFVVQYLTTMRYAEGPEWKEFYSNVLEKDYYSLSAGRKLTVLQLLCDDASNSEELRTEIDNRESSEVGPDPDAAPIFPEESISKKGRPFKTSLSINQEAIKDIFASIPRGRGRPPKNPVLKNQEDVKDVSTLDASASKATESYSGADVDEDDGNGDECRLCGMDGTLICCDGCPSSYHSRCIGVLKSFIPEGEWYCPECVINRSGPKITKTTSLRGAEFFGIDSYEQVFLGSCDHLLVIKTSRSLEVNVRYYSPADVKKVLYALTCSAEHKTLYLEICKGILQYWEIPEQFLSVNDSVGIDKSFLNNDGEYTTSSTLLANESGDALNVTNAVNVNGVGENCKELGFGQSSLNESATSGTENGNYNNKSTINSTCDLSNVYMGSKLYIGSSFKPQAYTNVYIHGDFAASAGASLAILSREEKLGSQTTPSSSYKKFMTANYSLQAKAFSLVAKRFYWPNYEKKLVEVSRERCGWCLSCKATISSKKGCLLNAAAANAIKGAAKILGSISQSKNAEGSLASIATYVMFMEESLCGLTVGPFLNRSYRNHWRKQVEEAATLGQIKAYLLELERNIRDIAFTADWIKLVDDVAFENQAAQSAKSVVVATQKRGPGRRGRKPLIVSPESTDADTNDTSTDVAWWRGGMLAKHIFQKGVLPQMMIKHAARKGGCVNINGVHYVDGLEVPKRSRQFFWRAAVDMSKTASQLALQVRYLDLHVRWNDLVCPEQPLQDGKGPEAEASAFRNACIVDKKVLGNKITYGVVFENQKHLPSRVLKKVLEIEETIDKPEKNWFLEMHIPLYQIKGYEMQVPGTMMSATDRRGSTLSSMHKKQIKSSGKNIFSFLSHKRDTSGICFCTSCQHDVPFRLAARCSACQGYCHENCAVGSAIQTAGRVEYIITCKRCYVEKAAAPKNEIVGDSPTSPLLLQGQESHSAIVIKGGIQNGHEKPLEYSNSNHSSTKKYLNKSSHSKITTIGKQNGNNNKHPLEYIDQSSEKKQAVKSSSTKSKKKSGTSKASKLCLGLIWKKRSPNDTGVDFRLNNLLLKNNPNGHLLAPQCQLCSRPYNSDLMYIRCEKCNYWFHADSVELVESKIMELFGFKCARCRRIRIPICPYTDPEERKKLEAKKAAIAKFYKQKNMVSDSDYDSETNDDQLQDWEPDSTPLYDEQKAVIIHEDYPYPYPNPYPMADQFNSQKLDMDFEYGASVGPVSGSAGPVSGPVPVSKKLPVRRHVKSETEMVGSTANSLAYDPPANYVGPDMNPAAGGSIAPVVQWDVSTTGFEDNMMFDIGDLNYEDMEFEPQTYFSFNELLASDDGVQLDGEDRPPSANLTDNVVNPPAPSIENLNHEQYPMGITFDQQEPMFSVESGLEMVPCKFCFQSDPCPDLFCTSCEIWIHQNCSPWHEDSSWEPETGWKCGNCREWN